The following are from one region of the Mesorhizobium sp. B2-8-5 genome:
- a CDS encoding PPC domain-containing DNA-binding protein codes for MKSKLVAETPGQRTFVVVLDPGEEAFASLTDFAGQKGIAGASLTAIGAFEKATVGWFDFQSKSYREIPVAEQCEVLSAIGDIAVDDSGKASLHLHAVLGLSDGSTRGGHLLEGMVKPTLEVTVTESPVHLRRTKRPALGIALIDLDA; via the coding sequence ATGAAATCGAAACTGGTCGCAGAGACCCCCGGGCAAAGGACATTCGTGGTCGTGCTCGATCCGGGCGAGGAAGCCTTCGCGTCGCTCACCGACTTTGCCGGTCAGAAGGGAATTGCCGGCGCCTCCCTGACGGCGATCGGCGCGTTTGAAAAAGCGACGGTTGGCTGGTTCGACTTCCAATCGAAATCCTACCGCGAGATCCCGGTCGCCGAACAATGCGAGGTGCTGAGCGCGATCGGCGACATCGCCGTCGACGACAGCGGCAAGGCGAGCTTGCATCTCCATGCCGTTCTTGGCCTGAGCGATGGATCGACCCGCGGCGGACATCTGCTCGAAGGCATGGTGAAGCCGACACTGGAAGTCACGGTGACGGAATCGCCTGTGCATTTGCGGCGCACGAAACGACCAGCCCTCGGCATCGCCCTGATCGATCTTGACGCGTGA
- a CDS encoding GFA family protein, producing the protein MEQPDVFTRNAAVERYGGCLCGNIRYRLTGEPRVHYCHCDMCRRATGSAFAVLGWVPVAGLAWLTVEPTCRRSSPIARRCFCQSCGTPLTLAYDANPREIAMHIGTFDDPAELEPRHNYGSSQRLGWVCCGIDLPHHDTEERW; encoded by the coding sequence ATGGAACAACCGGACGTCTTTACGCGAAACGCAGCCGTCGAGCGATATGGCGGGTGCCTGTGCGGGAATATCCGTTACCGCCTGACGGGCGAGCCGCGCGTGCATTATTGCCATTGCGATATGTGCCGCCGCGCGACCGGCAGCGCCTTCGCCGTGCTTGGCTGGGTGCCAGTCGCCGGCCTCGCGTGGCTGACCGTGGAACCGACCTGTCGCCGCTCGTCGCCAATCGCCCGGAGATGTTTCTGCCAGTCCTGCGGTACGCCGCTTACCCTTGCCTATGACGCGAACCCTCGGGAAATCGCGATGCATATCGGGACCTTTGACGATCCCGCCGAGCTTGAGCCACGGCACAATTACGGGTCCTCGCAGCGGCTCGGCTGGGTCTGCTGCGGCATCGACTTGCCGCACCATGACACGGAAGAGCGATGGTAG
- a CDS encoding ATP-dependent DNA ligase, which produces MVVAQNSGFPLPLDTPPMEARTAEVLPEGNGPWLYEPKWDGFRCLAFKDGKAVDLRAKSGKPLGRYFPELIATMQSLDAGDFVVDGEIVIEIDSRASFDALQMRLHPAESRIRKLSIETPAQLILFDMLVAPGGKITLERPLGDRRNALAAFLAKVPSAGLRLSPSTTNVATARQWLQGAGHGSTDGVVAKMLDEPYRPGERAMVKVKRLRTADCVVGGFRYLNGKLQVGSLLLGLYNGQGQLDHVGFTSTIANESRAALTTKLEALRGGPGFTGKAPGGPSRWSTERSGEWEAVKPELVVEVRFDHVTGDRFRHGTRLLRWRPDKAPRQCTFEQIE; this is translated from the coding sequence ATGGTAGTGGCCCAAAACAGCGGCTTCCCGCTGCCGTTGGACACGCCGCCGATGGAAGCGCGAACGGCGGAAGTGTTGCCGGAGGGAAACGGCCCTTGGCTTTATGAGCCGAAATGGGATGGATTTCGTTGTCTTGCCTTCAAGGACGGCAAGGCGGTCGATCTAAGGGCGAAGTCGGGCAAGCCGCTTGGCCGCTACTTTCCCGAATTGATCGCGACGATGCAAAGCCTCGATGCCGGGGATTTCGTCGTCGACGGCGAGATCGTCATCGAGATCGACAGTCGCGCTTCCTTTGACGCGTTGCAGATGCGGCTGCACCCGGCCGAGAGCCGCATCCGCAAGCTGAGCATCGAGACGCCGGCGCAGTTGATCCTCTTCGATATGCTCGTCGCCCCGGGCGGCAAGATCACGCTCGAACGCCCCTTGGGCGATCGGCGTAACGCTTTGGCGGCCTTCCTGGCCAAAGTACCCTCTGCCGGGCTCCGGCTGTCGCCATCCACCACTAATGTCGCCACCGCTAGGCAATGGCTGCAAGGCGCCGGCCACGGCTCGACCGACGGTGTCGTCGCCAAGATGCTCGACGAGCCATATCGGCCAGGCGAGCGCGCGATGGTCAAGGTCAAGCGGCTGCGCACGGCGGACTGTGTGGTCGGCGGCTTCCGCTATCTGAACGGCAAGCTGCAGGTCGGATCGTTGCTGCTCGGCCTCTACAACGGCCAGGGGCAGCTCGATCATGTCGGCTTCACATCGACCATTGCCAATGAGAGCCGCGCCGCACTCACGACGAAGCTCGAGGCGTTGCGCGGAGGGCCGGGTTTCACCGGCAAGGCCCCCGGCGGACCGAGCCGCTGGAGCACAGAGCGCAGCGGCGAATGGGAGGCGGTGAAGCCGGAACTGGTGGTCGAGGTTCGTTTCGATCATGTCACCGGCGACCGCTTCCGCCACGGCACCAGGCTCTTGCGCTGGCGACCCGACAAAGCGCCGCGCCAGTGCACGTTCGAGCAGATCGAGTAG
- a CDS encoding (2Fe-2S)-binding protein: MAGSVSAAATAPLLASHARAEAPSAAQPKLRQPAVTSLRINRQAYELSLDTRTSLLDALRDHVGLTGTKKGCDHGQCGACTVLVDGKRVLSCLSFAVMNDGKDITTVEGLASSDGKLHPMQQAFIDHDAFQCGYCTPGQILSAIGCVNEGHAESEDDIREYMSGNICRCAAYPNIVAAVLQARDQMKGA, from the coding sequence ATGGCAGGTTCGGTGTCGGCGGCCGCCACTGCGCCTTTACTTGCTTCGCATGCACGGGCCGAGGCGCCGAGCGCAGCCCAGCCGAAACTGAGGCAACCAGCCGTCACGTCGTTGCGGATCAACAGGCAGGCTTATGAGTTGTCGCTCGATACGAGAACCAGCCTGCTCGATGCGTTGCGGGACCATGTCGGACTGACCGGCACCAAGAAGGGCTGCGACCATGGCCAATGCGGCGCGTGCACGGTGCTGGTCGACGGCAAGCGCGTTTTATCCTGTCTGAGCTTCGCCGTGATGAACGACGGCAAGGACATCACGACGGTCGAAGGGCTCGCCTCCAGCGATGGCAAGTTGCATCCGATGCAGCAGGCTTTCATCGACCATGATGCGTTCCAGTGCGGCTATTGCACGCCGGGACAGATCCTGTCGGCGATCGGCTGCGTGAATGAGGGTCACGCGGAATCCGAGGATGACATCCGCGAATATATGAGCGGCAACATCTGTCGCTGCGCCGCCTA